Proteins encoded within one genomic window of Candidatus Saccharimonadia bacterium:
- a CDS encoding nucleoside deaminase: MADWVNEEFMKLALREAEVSKERGEFPFGAVLVQGGKVLVSAENGEHRKADVTAHAEMLAISEACWKLGRRDLSDCVIYASAEPCPMCSAAIFQSNIARVAFGLYRDDLPHLFRRRKIRIAQLAEDWDYRPEVVGGVLREEAIKAFDGIERPWRVAGAHHDQEHQLGK; encoded by the coding sequence ATGGCAGATTGGGTCAATGAAGAGTTTATGAAGCTAGCGCTCCGGGAGGCAGAAGTGTCGAAGGAGCGCGGCGAGTTTCCGTTTGGGGCGGTACTGGTGCAGGGCGGCAAGGTGCTGGTGTCGGCCGAGAACGGCGAGCATCGCAAGGCCGACGTGACGGCGCACGCCGAAATGCTGGCCATCAGCGAGGCTTGCTGGAAGCTGGGTCGGCGCGATCTGAGCGATTGTGTCATTTACGCCTCGGCCGAGCCGTGCCCCATGTGTTCGGCGGCGATTTTTCAGTCGAACATCGCACGGGTGGCGTTTGGCCTCTACCGCGACGACCTGCCGCACCTGTTTCGCCGGCGCAAGATTCGGATCGCCCAGCTGGCGGAAGACTGGGACTACCGTCCGGAAGTGGTTGGCGGTGTGCTGCGCGAGGAGGCGATCAAGGCTTTTGACGGCATTGAAAGGCCTTGGCGGGTGGCCGGTGCCCACCACGACCAAGAGCACCAGTTGGGTAAATAG